The nucleotide sequence CAGCACCAGCGTATAGGCTCCTTCCCGATCTTCTTCCCGAATTCCCACCAGTTCAGGCCGTTCTTCATCCGTAGGGCTTAAGCCGAGAAAACTGAGCGCACTGTCAAAGTGTGCTTTTTGTCCATAGCGGTAGCGGGTAACATCCTGCCGAATTTGATTCTGGGTAGCAGTTGCCTGCTGCTCACGCAGTGTTAATACCGAAGCAGGCGTGGGTTGACTAAAAGAAACAGGTTTTAATTCAGCCGCTTTGAGTGCCAGCCCCCCCAGGAGTAATGGAATGCCGTAGAAAAAACCAGCCAGATTCAAGGTTGGATTATTGGTAAAATAAGCTACAAACCCAACCAATGTGAGAATGCCTCCCACACTCAGCCCCAACCAACCCAGTGATGTTTGACGTAACATAGTAGAAAGCTTTTGCTCAAGTTCACAGCCATAGTCTTTAAGTATAGTCTTTAAGCCTGTTACCGCTGTGCCCCGGTCCTCAATAGAGGATGCCACTACTCTAAGTGCTTTCTAAGTGCTTGCCCGGTCTACAACTGCCCGGTATACAACAATGTCTGGATTCCCCGTCGGATCGATAGTTTGAGCCTGTTACAGCTTGAGCCTGTTACAGCTTGAGTTTCTTACAGGCAGCTCAATAAAATACAAGCGGTTCAATAAAACACCGGGAATCCCAACTGCCAGGTTACCTGCTACTTCAGGTTTGCACATCACGTCACTTTTGCGCATCACTCCACTTAAGGGTAGAATGCCTGCAATGTCTCAGAGTTATCACCTGTAACTATAAAAACAAGAATAAATTCAGTATGCTATTGATCGGCGCTGCATCTTCCTCTATGGACTTTCCCTATGCTTAGGAATGAAACCTGCCATACAGACCACAAAATAGACCACAAAAGTTCCCTGTTAGAACAGCTCAACTCGCTCAAACGAGAAGATGAGACGTTGTATAACATTCTGGCAGTTGATATCTGGGCGCTGGCAAAGACAATGGATGAGTATCAGCCAGGGTTTTGGGCTGCATTTATGAAGAACCGGGAACAGGCCCTCAAGCGTTTTATTGATGAAGTGGTCAAAAGTAAGCCTGTCGATGTGAAGCGCCCACCGTTTTTGCGCTAGGGGGCTGTCAACTTTGTAGGTGTTAAGTCTAGGTGTTAAGTCTGGGATAGGGAAGGAGTTATTATTTTGGGGGTTTCAACCCACAAAATAATTCTTGACAGACCACGTCGTGTTGCGTAAGGAGTTTCTCATCATGAATCCTGAAACCATTCGGGAACAAGTTTCTGTGATTAAAAGCAAACGTGAAGCTCTGGTACGCCTGCTGGAGCAGCCCGATCTGGGGACTTTAAGGATTGATGTCAACCAGGCAATTGAAGAAATGGATGATTTGTTGGATGAGTTCAAGCTCACCTTTCCCGATCTGGAGCTTGGCTAAGGAATGGGTATTTTATAGCCTGAAACTCACCACAGAGGCACAGAGGACACAGAGTCATTTTCCGGTTACTTTCTGTGTCTCTGTGGTAAAACTCTAAGGTTTCTGGTTTATTTAGTCCACGATCTCAAAGAGCCATTGTTTCTGAATAGCCGGATGAATCGAAAGTGTTCAATTCATGCAACCTTCAATTCATACCCGGAATCAGCAACCCCTCAGGTCTGGTAATAGTAGTGTTTAACTGTGGCTGAGGTTGCGCTACGCAGGTTGTTGGCCACAATTCCCAGAACGGGAATCCGGGATAGTCTTAACGTCTCCAGTGCCTGCAACAGAGCTGTGCGATCAGTTTTACCCAGTCCCGCTACGAGAACAACTCCGTCTGCGTGGGCACCCAGAAGGCTGCTATCTGCCAGGTTAAGCAGGGGAGGAGCGTCATAGATCACCAGGTCAAAGATGGTTTGAAAGTGCTCCATCAGGTCTTGCATACGCTGGGTCGATAGAAGTTTAGCCGGATCCTGAGACACCTCCCCCGATGTGAGGACATAGAGATTTTCTGCTCCAAATGGCAAAATTTGAGGGTTGTCGGAGACTTCTTCTGGAGTGGAGCGGTGGAACTGCTGAATCACCCGGCTGGGGCGAGTGTTTGTTTCAATCAAATCTCTTAATCCCCGTGAACTGGGAATCCCTAAACGACTGCCAATCCGGGGTTTGCGCATATCGGCATCGACCAGAAGGACGCGCTGCCCCATGGACGCGGCTGCCTGAGCCAGGTTAATTGCGACTGTGGATTTGCCATCTCCTGGCAGGGCAGAACTGATAACCAGGGTGGTGATGGGAGGATCCGTTCTCAGCAGCCGAATATTGGCATGGAGGGAACGAAACGCCTCCAGAAAGATGGATGTTGTGCGCGAGGTGGGGGGTCGCCGCCGACCGCGCACCAGGCTCTTGAGTCTGGCTGGCTGGAACAGGTGTTTGATCTTGGAGGGTGCTTTGGGTTCTGGTTGCACGGCCTCATAGAAGGGAATAATCGCCAGAATTGGGCGTTTGAGCTGTTTCCGCAATTCTTCGCTGGAATGGAAAGTATTATCCAATTTCTCAGCCACCATGGCAGCCGCAATCCCCAGAGCCAGCCCTGCCAGCGCACCAATCAGCAGGTCACGTCCGATCGAGGAAAGGGGAGCCCCAGGCAGAGCTGGAGCCGCAATCAGTTGCCAGGGAACTTCCTGCTGGGCGGCCTGCACCTGAAGATTTTCGCGGGTTTCCAGAAAGCGGGTCAGGCTTTCAGTGGCCACTCGTAGATCCCGTTGCAGGTCAGTGTACTGGCGGGAGGTGATGGGCAGGCGCTTAAACTGTTGAGTCCAGTATTGCTCGGCGTTGGCGATCGCCTGTTGCCTGACTTCCAATAACCGAAGCTGACTCTCGACCTCCGCCAGTTTATTTCCCAGCGATCGCCGTGCTTCCTGACGCAGAAGGGGAACCAGTTTTTGCTTCTGGTCTTCCAGTAACTGTAATGCCAGGTTGCCCTCCCGGAAACGGGCAGACTCGATCGCGATTTTGCTGTCAAGTTCTCGAATTTGTCCCAGGACCGCCTGGTAGGATGGGGAATTTGCTAAAGCTGCAACCGCTCCCGGTTCAATCTGTAAGCTGTCATAGGTAGAGCGGACTTCCGCCAGTTGTTTTTGCACCTCCAGCCGTTGCTGTTCCAGGGCTGTAATTTGAGTGCTGACTCGTTGGGACTGGGAGTCAGGGTCAATGAAGTTATTCCGTTGACGAAATGTTTGCAATGCTATTTGCAGACTGTTAACCCGCTCCTGGACTTTTGCAATTTGTTCTTCAACAAATTGAATTCCCCGGCGTAGATTAGTTTGCCGTTCAAGCTGGCTATACCTTAAGTAGCCTTCGGACACCTGATCGAGGACATACTTCACCTTTTGCGGGTCTGAACCTGAGTAGCGAATATCCAGAATTTTGGTGCCCTTTGGTTGGGATACGGTCAGGTTACTAATCAATTCACCGTAACTGAACCCAGGGTATTGCTTCTGAATCTGGTTTGCGATGGGTTGTAGCAATTCTGGGCTGCGCAGAACCTCAATTTGAGTGGCGTAATCCAGTTTGAACTGGCGCGTGCTGGTGTCTGTTAAATTTTGGAGAGTATTTTCAGCCGTGACGGGTTCAACCAGGAGCCGAAAGCCACTCTGGT is from Leptothermofonsia sichuanensis E412 and encodes:
- a CDS encoding DUF2854 domain-containing protein, producing MASSIEDRGTAVTGLKTILKDYGCELEQKLSTMLRQTSLGWLGLSVGGILTLVGFVAYFTNNPTLNLAGFFYGIPLLLGGLALKAAELKPVSFSQPTPASVLTLREQQATATQNQIRQDVTRYRYGQKAHFDSALSFLGLSPTDEERPELVGIREEDREGAYTLVLEFDSPQISLDTWQQKQEKMTRFFAPGVQVNVSQPEGDRIELALTSTTKN
- a CDS encoding GumC family protein; this encodes MDTQPNFQPLPALPGNGVPVVGNPPQPESSQEEGSFNIDHLLGTLRRRSLLLAGVTIAATSFMWYRALTQAPSYQSGFRLLVEPVTAENTLQNLTDTSTRQFKLDYATQIEVLRSPELLQPIANQIQKQYPGFSYGELISNLTVSQPKGTKILDIRYSGSDPQKVKYVLDQVSEGYLRYSQLERQTNLRRGIQFVEEQIAKVQERVNSLQIALQTFRQRNNFIDPDSQSQRVSTQITALEQQRLEVQKQLAEVRSTYDSLQIEPGAVAALANSPSYQAVLGQIRELDSKIAIESARFREGNLALQLLEDQKQKLVPLLRQEARRSLGNKLAEVESQLRLLEVRQQAIANAEQYWTQQFKRLPITSRQYTDLQRDLRVATESLTRFLETRENLQVQAAQQEVPWQLIAAPALPGAPLSSIGRDLLIGALAGLALGIAAAMVAEKLDNTFHSSEELRKQLKRPILAIIPFYEAVQPEPKAPSKIKHLFQPARLKSLVRGRRRPPTSRTTSIFLEAFRSLHANIRLLRTDPPITTLVISSALPGDGKSTVAINLAQAAASMGQRVLLVDADMRKPRIGSRLGIPSSRGLRDLIETNTRPSRVIQQFHRSTPEEVSDNPQILPFGAENLYVLTSGEVSQDPAKLLSTQRMQDLMEHFQTIFDLVIYDAPPLLNLADSSLLGAHADGVVLVAGLGKTDRTALLQALETLRLSRIPVLGIVANNLRSATSATVKHYYYQT